Genomic segment of Nocardiopsis mwathae:
GTCAGCAGCGCCAGCGCCAACACCGCCAGATCCCGCTCCGGCCACGGATCCCGCGCCCGGCGGCACCCCGCCGCCAACGCCTCCAGCAGCCGCTCCGGTGTGTCCTCACCCATCAGCGGCTTGGGCTCCGCCGGCTTCACCCGCGGCCGACGCACCCCCGGCATCGGATTCCCCTCCACGACCCCCTCGGCCACCAGGAACCCGAAGAACCCGTTCCACGTCGACCACGCCCGCACCACACTCGACGGCGCCCGCTCCGCCGCGAACCCCGCGAACGCCTGGCGCAGCACCCCGCCCGACAGGTCCGCCACCCGCAACTCGGCACGCCCGCACCGCCCCACCTCGGCCACACACCCCAGCACACCCAGCAGGTCCCGCCGGTAGGCCGCGATCGTGTGCGGCGACGGCTTCGCCGCACCCCGCACCACCAGATACTCCTCAACCGCATCCACGGCCCGCATCGACGACGCCCGGGCCCCTGCCTCCGCAACGCTCATGCCCCACAGCATCCCCGATCCCGGCTCTGAGGATCACCCCGGCCCGGTGTTCCTTCGAACACCTCCACCACCGCTGTTCGACGCGCGTCCGCGACACGCACAGACCCCGCCCACGGCAGCCGGCGCCCGCACCACCGGCCCGGGGGAGGGGAGCGGTCAGGGGATACGGCGGGCCACCCACATCGACACCGCGTGCAGCGGACCCTCCAGCGGCCCGCGCCGCGCCACCAGCCGCCACAGCGTCGCGAACACCAGCGCGCCCAGCAGCACCGACCACGGCAACTGGTCGGCCACCGGCTGCAGCGGCGTCCCGTCCAGTACCCCCGATTCGGCCGCCCAGATCAGCAGGATGTGGCCTACATACGTCGTCAGCGCCAGCGCGCCCACCGCCGCAAGCGGGAACAGCACCCACCGCACGTACCGCCCCACCAGCAGGAACACGCCCAGTACCGCGATCGCCACCCCACCGGCCCCCACGACCTCGAACGGGGTGCCGCTGTGCGGCGCCGCCGTCAGCAGCCACGCCCAGTGGTCCACCGGAACCGTCCCGGGCAGCCCCTCCCGCAGCGCCTGGCCCACCGTGTCGGCCCCGGCCCTGTCCGGGTCGAAGGAGGCCTCCAGGCTGGAGCGAACGTCCAGCACCCGCATCGCCGCCCACGAGGCGGTGTAGGCCGCGGCGGCCAGGCCCGCGCCGACGCCGGCCAGGGCCAGCTGCACCTTCGTCGAACGCAGGTTGAGGCGGCCGATGGCCAGCCCCGCCAGCACGAACGGCATCCAGGTGATCGCCGGGTAGGAGCCGGTGACCAGGAAGTCCACGAAGCCTTCGCCGGACCAGGAAACGAACGGGTCATAGGAGTTGACGGCGTCGACGGGCGCCGCCAGCGCTCCGCCCGGCTCCATCAGGCGGCGCAGGTAGAAGGAGACCACCGGGCCGAGC
This window contains:
- a CDS encoding heparan-alpha-glucosaminide N-acetyltransferase domain-containing protein gives rise to the protein MSNSISSSSESHSPEDTAADGSASGGGPGAAGTVGGASSSPAAVSAPRRRRLVPPGLRGADTGRLVGIDMARGLAILGMFVVHVGIGWTAADGSSPLTEAVAGRSAATFALLAGVSIALLSGGSAPKSGHDMGVALWRVVIRGLIMLPIGTLLTMTGTPVSVILAYYAVFFVLAAPLMDERWKIVAGTAAILAVLGPVVSFYLRRLMEPGGALAAPVDAVNSYDPFVSWSGEGFVDFLVTGSYPAITWMPFVLAGLAIGRLNLRSTKVQLALAGVGAGLAAAAYTASWAAMRVLDVRSSLEASFDPDRAGADTVGQALREGLPGTVPVDHWAWLLTAAPHSGTPFEVVGAGGVAIAVLGVFLLVGRYVRWVLFPLAAVGALALTTYVGHILLIWAAESGVLDGTPLQPVADQLPWSVLLGALVFATLWRLVARRGPLEGPLHAVSMWVARRIP